The Comamonas sp. lk genome contains the following window.
CGCCCCTATCAGGCAGGCGATCCGCTCAAGCTGGTGGTCTGGAAAAAAGCCGCCCAGTCTTTTGCCGCCGGCAGCCACCAGCTGGTCAGCCGTGATCGCCCCTATGCCCACCACCATCGCCTGTGGCTGGATGCCAGAGCCACCGGCCTGACCGATAACGAAGCACGCCTGTCCCGTCTTTCCGCCTGGGTGCTGATGGCCCAGGCCCAGGGCCGCAGCTGGGGGCTGCGCCTGCCCGGCGGTCAGGAGATTGCCCCCGACAGTGGCGCGGCCCACGCCAGCCGCTGCCTTGAAGCCCTGGCTGCCTGCCCATGAATGCCGTGAACATGTCCTCACTGGAGTCCCGCGCCACGCTGCGCGAAAAACTGGCATCGCTGCCGCGCGATGCACGCGACACCTTGTTTTTGCTGGCCGTCGTCGCCTGGGTGCTGCTGCCCCAGGTGCAACACACGCCGTGGTGGACATGCGCTTTTGCCGCAGCGCTCTTGCTGTGGCGTGCGCGCCTGGCTTTCACGGGCGCGGCCCTGCCCGGCCGCCTGGCCCTGGCCGGCGTGCTGGCCCTGGCGCTTGCCGCCACCTGGGCCAGCCACAAAACCCTGGTCGGGCGCGATGCCGGCGTGACGCTGATCGTGCTGCTGCTGGCACTCAAAACCCTGGAGCTGCGCGCCCGGCGCGATGCCATGGTGATTTTCTTTCTGGGCTTTTTCGCTCTGCTGAGCAACTTCTTCTATTCGCAATCGCTGCTCACGGCGCTAGCCATGGTGGCGGCCCTCATGGGCTTGCTCACCGCCCTGGTCAACGCCCATATGACGGCCGGCAAGCCCCCGCTGGCCCAGGCCCTGCGCACAGCGGGCTGGCTTACGCTGTGCGGCACACCGATCATGCTGGCCTTGTTTCTGTTTTTCCCGCGCATGGCGCCGCTTTGGGGCGTGCCGTCGGACGATCTTGCCGGTCGCAGCGGCCTGTCGGAAAACATGCGCGTGGGCGATGTGGCCTCCCTGGCGCTGGACGATGGCGTGGCCTTGCGCATTCGCTTCGACACTCCGGGCAATGCCGAACCGCCAGCCTCGGTGCTGTATTTTCGCGGCCCGGTACTCAGCCAGTTTGACGGCCGCAACTGGCAGGCGGACCCGCTGGCCGCCGCCATGGAAGCGCCGCAGCTGCGCGTGAGCGGGGAGCCCATCCGCTACCAGATGCTGGTCGAGCCCAGCAAGCGCCGCTGGCTCACGCTGCTGGACGCCGTGCGCGACGAGCCCGCCATTCCCGCAGGCGCCTCCGTGGGCCGTATGCGCATGGCCTCCAATCTGCAGTGGATCACGCAGCGCCCCATCACCGATGTGCTGCGGGTGGATGCGCAAAGCTATACCGACTTTCAGTACGGCCCGCTGCGCGCAACCCAGGATCTGCAGCGCTATCTGCAACTGCCTCCGGGCAGCAATCCGCGCACCCGGGTGCTGGGCCAGCAAATCCTGGCCCAGCTGGGCGAACAAGCCAGTTCAGCAGCGCTGATGCAGGCCGGCTTGCAGCGCCTGCGCAGCGGCGGCTACACCTATACGCTGGAGCCCGGCGTGGTGGACGGCCTGCACACCGCCGATGACTTCTGGTTTGACAGCAAGCAAGGCTTTTGCGAGCACATTGCCTCGGCCTTTGCCGTGCTCATGCGCGGCATGGGCGTGCCGGCGCGCATCGTGACCGGCTACCAGGGCGGCGACCGCAACAGCGTGGACGGCTACTGGACGGTGCGCAACAGCGATGCCCACGCCTGGACCGAGATCTGGGTGGCCGGCCAGGGCTGGACCCGGGTGGACCCCACGGGCGCGGTTGCGCCCTCGCGCGTGGGCCAGTTCCAGCGCCTGCTGGCTCCGCGCGGCGCCCTTGCCTCGGCCATGGCCGGCATGGTGGACGTGGGCACGCTGGAGAAAATGCGCGCCGTCTGGGAAGCGGTGAACAGCCGCTGGAATCAATGGGTCATCAACTACACCCAGAGCCGCCAGCTCAATCTGCTGCAAAGCCTGGGCTTTGAAGCGCCCAGCTGGACGGATCTGCTGCGCCTGCTCTCGGGCAGCCTGGGCGCCTTGGCGCTGATCTGGCTGGTCTGGGCCCGGCTGCGCCAGCCCCGCCGTGATGACTGGAGCCTGTTGCTGGATGCGGCCCGCATCCGGCTGCAGCGCAAGGGAATCGCTTCCACCCCCGCCACATCGGCCCGCAGCCTGGGCCTGGCCGTGCAGCAGCGCTGGGTGCAGACCGCGCCCGAGCTGGCCAAGGCCTTATCCGGCTGGCTGCTGGACATGGAGCGCTTGCGCTATGCGCCGTCTCCCGGCGCCGCCCACCAAACTGCACAGCTGCGCGCACTGCGCCAGCGCTGGCGCGACCTCAAAAAGCAAGCAAAATGGCCGCCAGACCTGCCTGCACCAACACCGCCCACGGCGACACCATGACCCACAGCATTCAACGCAACCATCGCCAACCACTGACTCTTGCTTGTCTCAGCGTTGCGGCCTTGGCCCTGACCCTGGCCTTGCCCGTGCAAGCCGCCAAGAGCAGCAAAAAAGCCGCCAAAAAAGCCGCCCCCGTGGCGGCCGCCGCCACGGCGGCAGCGGTCACCACCTATGCCAGCCGGGGTGATGCCATGCAGCTGGCTGCAGACATTGCCAGCCGCCGCGATCTGCCGCAGGACTGGGTTCAGGCCCAGCTGGAGCAAGCGCGCAATCTGCCCGTGGTCACCCGCTTGATGACGCCGGCCGGCAAGACCTTTGTGAAGAACTGGACGGTGTACCGCAGCCGCTTCATCGACCCGGTGCGTATCCGTGCCGGCGTCAAGTTCTGGCAGGCCAACCGCCGGGCACTGGAGCGCGCCGAGCAGCAATTTGGCGTACCCGCCGAAATCATTGCCGGCATCATCGGCGTGGAAACCATTTACGGCCAGAACATGGGCAGCTTTCGCGTGATGGATGCGCTGACCACGCTGACACTGGACTTTCCGCAGTCCCACCCCCGCGCCCAGGCCCGCACCGACTATTTCCGCGGCGAGCTGGAGCAGGTGCTGGTCACAGCCCACCGCACCGGCACCGACCCTTTCAGCCTGCGCGGCAGCTACGCCGGTGCCATGGGTCTGGGCCAGTTCATGCCCACCAGCTGGGACAAATACGCCGTCGATTTCGATGGCGACGGCCGCATCGACCTTTTCAACAGCGCCACCGACGCCATTGGCTCCGTGGCCAACTACTTTGTAGGCCATGGCTGGAAGCCCGGCCTGCCCACGGCCTTCCCCGTGGACATGCGCGCCCAGGGCGAGAATCTGGCGACCTTGCTGGCCCCCGATATCAACCCCAGCTTCACGGCAGCGCAAATGGCAGAGCACGGCGTGCGCGTGCTGGGTGCCGAAGGCTATGAACGCCCACTGGCGCTGATCGAGCTGAAAAACGGCAGCTCGGGCCCCACCGAATACATGGCCGGCACCGAGAATTTCTACGCCATCACGCGCTACAACTGGTCGGCGTTCTATGCGCTGTCGGTGATAGAGCTGGGGCGCGAAGTGCACGAAGCCTATCTGGCCAGCCAGATGGCTTTTTCAGCAAAAAACTGAAAAAATACGGCGGTAGCGCTTATGAGCAAAGCGCTACCAGCTATCAAATAGATAGTTTGCCACTTCAATGGCGCTCAATAGCGTTTCATCTGGCACATGGCAGGCATCTGCGCCTTGCTCGCCGCAATCTCGCGCACCACCTTGAAGCCGTAGCCCGAGCCTTCCACATCAAAGGCCACACCGGGGCTGCCCTTGTGCTCCATCACGCCCACTACCAGCGACTGCTGAAACTGGTGATCCTCGGCCCGCATGGCGCCAGAGCGTCCTGACAGCTGCACCTTGGCATGCTCCATGGCGCGGGCCACGGCCACGGTGTCTGTGCTGCCCGCTTTTTCCAGGCTTTGTGCCAGCGCTTCCATCATCAGCTGCATGCGCATATGCACATAGTCGTCGCGCGGATCGGGAAAGCGCTGACGGAAGGACTGGTAGAAAGCACGGCTCTCGGTCGTGGGCACATTGGGCAGCCAGTCGGCCACGGCCAGCACCTTGCCCACGCCGGCCTCGCCCAGCGCGGCCGGCGCACCCAGTGCGTTGCCGTAGAAGGTGTAGAAGCGTCCTTCATAGCCAGCCTCGCGTGCCGCCTTGACCAGCAGCATCAGATCATTGCCCCAGTTGCCGGTAATCACGGCCTGCGCGCCGCTTTGCTGAATCTTGGCGGCATAGGGAGCGAAGTCCTTGACGCGGCCCACAGGGTGCAGCTCGTCGCCCACGATACGAATATCGGGGCGCTGGGCCGACAACTGGCGTCTGGCTTCGCGCAGCACCGCCTGGCCGAAGCTGTAGTCCTGCCCGATCAGATAGGCGCTGTGTACGGCCTTGTCATCCTTGATGACGTCCATCAGCGCCGCCATGCGCATATCGGCATGGGCATCGAAGCGGAAATGCCAGAAGCTGCAGCGCTCATTGGTCAGCGCCGGATCGACCGCCGAATAATTGAGATAGAGCACGCGCCGCTCTGGCTCGCGGCTGTTGTGCTTTTCAATCGCATCCAGCAGCGCTGCTGCCGTGGCCGAAGAATTGCCTTGCATGATGACGCGAGCGCCATCGTCAATCGCCGCGCGCAGCGCCGACAGCGCCTCCTCGTTCTGGCCCTTGCTGTCATAGCGCGCAATCACCAGCGGCCTGGCCCCGCCGGGAAGCCTTACGCCGCCGCGTGCGTTGACACGCTCCGTGGCCCACAGCAGATTGCGAAACACCGCCTCGCCCGTGTTGGCAAACGGGCCCGAAAGACTCTCCACCAGCGCCAGCTTGATGGGCTGCACGGCCTGCGCTGCAGTAACGCCGGCAACGCTCAACGGC
Protein-coding sequences here:
- a CDS encoding DUF3488 and transglutaminase-like domain-containing protein, which gives rise to MNAVNMSSLESRATLREKLASLPRDARDTLFLLAVVAWVLLPQVQHTPWWTCAFAAALLLWRARLAFTGAALPGRLALAGVLALALAATWASHKTLVGRDAGVTLIVLLLALKTLELRARRDAMVIFFLGFFALLSNFFYSQSLLTALAMVAALMGLLTALVNAHMTAGKPPLAQALRTAGWLTLCGTPIMLALFLFFPRMAPLWGVPSDDLAGRSGLSENMRVGDVASLALDDGVALRIRFDTPGNAEPPASVLYFRGPVLSQFDGRNWQADPLAAAMEAPQLRVSGEPIRYQMLVEPSKRRWLTLLDAVRDEPAIPAGASVGRMRMASNLQWITQRPITDVLRVDAQSYTDFQYGPLRATQDLQRYLQLPPGSNPRTRVLGQQILAQLGEQASSAALMQAGLQRLRSGGYTYTLEPGVVDGLHTADDFWFDSKQGFCEHIASAFAVLMRGMGVPARIVTGYQGGDRNSVDGYWTVRNSDAHAWTEIWVAGQGWTRVDPTGAVAPSRVGQFQRLLAPRGALASAMAGMVDVGTLEKMRAVWEAVNSRWNQWVINYTQSRQLNLLQSLGFEAPSWTDLLRLLSGSLGALALIWLVWARLRQPRRDDWSLLLDAARIRLQRKGIASTPATSARSLGLAVQQRWVQTAPELAKALSGWLLDMERLRYAPSPGAAHQTAQLRALRQRWRDLKKQAKWPPDLPAPTPPTATP
- a CDS encoding branched-chain amino acid ABC transporter substrate-binding protein, producing MNKLRRDVLKYLQLPLLCAPLSVAGVTAAQAVQPIKLALVESLSGPFANTGEAVFRNLLWATERVNARGGVRLPGGARPLVIARYDSKGQNEEALSALRAAIDDGARVIMQGNSSATAAALLDAIEKHNSREPERRVLYLNYSAVDPALTNERCSFWHFRFDAHADMRMAALMDVIKDDKAVHSAYLIGQDYSFGQAVLREARRQLSAQRPDIRIVGDELHPVGRVKDFAPYAAKIQQSGAQAVITGNWGNDLMLLVKAAREAGYEGRFYTFYGNALGAPAALGEAGVGKVLAVADWLPNVPTTESRAFYQSFRQRFPDPRDDYVHMRMQLMMEALAQSLEKAGSTDTVAVARAMEHAKVQLSGRSGAMRAEDHQFQQSLVVGVMEHKGSPGVAFDVEGSGYGFKVVREIAASKAQMPAMCQMKRY
- the mltB gene encoding lytic murein transglycosylase B — protein: MAARPACTNTAHGDTMTHSIQRNHRQPLTLACLSVAALALTLALPVQAAKSSKKAAKKAAPVAAAATAAAVTTYASRGDAMQLAADIASRRDLPQDWVQAQLEQARNLPVVTRLMTPAGKTFVKNWTVYRSRFIDPVRIRAGVKFWQANRRALERAEQQFGVPAEIIAGIIGVETIYGQNMGSFRVMDALTTLTLDFPQSHPRAQARTDYFRGELEQVLVTAHRTGTDPFSLRGSYAGAMGLGQFMPTSWDKYAVDFDGDGRIDLFNSATDAIGSVANYFVGHGWKPGLPTAFPVDMRAQGENLATLLAPDINPSFTAAQMAEHGVRVLGAEGYERPLALIELKNGSSGPTEYMAGTENFYAITRYNWSAFYALSVIELGREVHEAYLASQMAFSAKN